In Kitasatospora gansuensis, a genomic segment contains:
- a CDS encoding serine hydrolase domain-containing protein, with protein MTLTTRPWRPEQVAALREHLDLLTAAGTVPGGVIACGTARAEPTFVASGIVAPECGDTRPGPDTRYDLASLTKVVATWALAGQARADRRITLSAPIRSLLPEVPDDAPGGGVTVGQILTHTSGLRPETRLDLYHGRSEPLAQLICSEPLTGTPGKAHQYINRGFILLGLALAQLHHRPLETLAAELWTALGMTGTAYGPLTRTTTVAPTVQRLSGAPRLHGTVHDDAAALLGGVAGHAGVFGTAADLATFADRLLDADGELGNWLGFSARPRARIEPGLGRGLAWIVTDDGNALYHHGFTGTSLYLAPATGRYLALCTNAVYHRPDNRAALAQLRALALKEITN; from the coding sequence TTGACCCTCACCACCCGTCCCTGGCGCCCCGAGCAGGTCGCCGCCCTGCGCGAGCACCTGGACCTGCTCACCGCCGCCGGCACCGTCCCCGGCGGCGTGATCGCCTGCGGAACCGCCAGAGCCGAGCCCACCTTCGTGGCCTCCGGCATCGTCGCCCCGGAGTGCGGCGACACCCGGCCCGGCCCCGACACCCGCTATGACCTCGCCTCACTGACGAAGGTGGTGGCGACCTGGGCGCTGGCCGGGCAGGCGCGGGCCGACCGGCGGATCACCCTCAGCGCCCCGATCCGCTCCCTGCTGCCGGAAGTGCCGGACGACGCACCCGGTGGTGGGGTGACGGTCGGCCAGATCCTCACCCACACCTCCGGCCTGCGCCCCGAAACCCGCCTGGACCTCTACCACGGACGGTCCGAACCGCTCGCCCAGCTCATCTGCTCCGAGCCCCTGACCGGCACTCCCGGGAAGGCCCACCAGTACATCAACCGGGGGTTCATCCTCCTCGGGCTCGCCCTCGCGCAGCTCCACCACCGCCCGCTGGAGACCCTGGCCGCCGAGCTGTGGACGGCACTGGGCATGACCGGCACCGCGTACGGGCCGCTCACCCGCACCACGACGGTTGCCCCGACCGTGCAGCGCCTGTCCGGCGCACCGCGCCTGCACGGCACCGTGCACGACGACGCCGCAGCCCTGCTCGGCGGGGTCGCCGGCCACGCCGGGGTCTTCGGAACCGCCGCCGACCTCGCCACCTTCGCCGACCGACTCCTCGACGCCGATGGCGAGTTGGGCAACTGGCTGGGCTTCAGCGCCCGCCCCCGGGCCCGGATCGAACCTGGCCTCGGGCGGGGCCTGGCGTGGATCGTCACCGACGACGGCAACGCCCTCTACCACCACGGGTTCACCGGCACCAGTCTCTACCTCGCCCCGGCCACCGGCCGCTACCTCGCCCTGTGCACGAACGCCGTCTACCACCGCCCCGACAACCGCGCCGCACTCGCCCAACTCCGGGCCCTCGCCCTGAAAGAGATCACCAACTGA
- a CDS encoding ABC transporter ATP-binding protein, which produces MTETRQNTQQPADTGLEDEPSQHDEELRYSFPGDNRRTAGSSISTRAMVRRLPQLLRRALALAWHADRRSTLLLLLAQAASGVFGALALYATTGTLAALLRPGPVSGHLRDAAAPLAVLTVSAALRSALGIAVMTLSGRVGPRVNRDADLALIEAGCSAELAAYDEPAYNERWESADRGAATTPDLLTAAQDVIASTVSLIAAAGVLATLHPALLPFLVLGSIPAGLAAVRSARIHYLATVTTNEERAALRIYRWYLIDKQRADQVRSDQVLPFMMAKYRAAEARIVAVTDKAGTDAARVSLFAALATGAGAALMWGALLYLVSTGHIGLAAAGAATFALRTAAGGVQGMVGNGTRLYRMGLFLDDYFSFLDEAGGHRITRGTIEPPAPKLIEVTGLTYSYPGEQQAPALRGIDLTLRQDEVVAVLGQNGSGKSTLLKLLSGIYLPQPGGGQITWDGVPIEDLDAQAMWSMVARVPQEFARWPLQAAENVHLGHHDGDPDQAVKDAAGLTGFDEAVHRLRSGWRTLLAQGWQGGAELSGGGWQRAAVARAFYRTHREPGLLILDEPTSDLDPRAEHKILHALRDLAKGRITLLVTHNLGNAKLADRIIVVDQGLIVQAGTWDQLADQPDGLFKELLDLQQDRTVPAQRTSTE; this is translated from the coding sequence GTGACCGAGACCCGCCAGAACACCCAGCAGCCAGCCGACACCGGCCTGGAAGACGAACCGAGCCAGCACGACGAGGAGCTGCGCTACAGCTTCCCCGGCGACAACCGGCGCACCGCCGGATCCTCCATCTCCACCCGCGCCATGGTGCGCCGACTGCCGCAGCTGCTCCGCCGCGCCCTCGCCCTCGCCTGGCACGCCGACCGCCGTTCCACCCTGCTGCTCTTGCTCGCCCAAGCCGCTTCCGGCGTGTTCGGCGCGCTTGCCCTGTACGCCACCACCGGAACCCTCGCCGCACTGCTCCGCCCCGGCCCGGTCTCCGGCCACCTCCGGGACGCGGCAGCGCCGTTGGCCGTCCTGACCGTCTCAGCCGCGCTGCGCTCCGCCCTCGGGATCGCCGTGATGACGCTGTCCGGCCGGGTCGGGCCCCGGGTCAACCGGGACGCCGACCTCGCGCTGATCGAGGCGGGCTGCTCCGCCGAACTCGCTGCCTACGACGAACCCGCCTACAACGAACGGTGGGAGTCCGCCGACCGGGGAGCCGCGACCACCCCCGACCTGCTGACAGCAGCTCAGGACGTCATCGCCTCCACCGTCTCCCTGATCGCCGCCGCCGGGGTGCTCGCCACCCTGCACCCGGCGCTGCTGCCGTTCCTGGTGCTCGGCTCGATCCCCGCCGGGCTCGCCGCAGTCCGCTCCGCCCGCATCCACTACCTCGCCACCGTCACCACCAACGAGGAGCGGGCGGCCCTGCGGATCTACCGCTGGTACCTCATCGACAAGCAGCGCGCCGACCAGGTCCGCTCCGACCAGGTCCTCCCGTTCATGATGGCCAAGTACCGGGCCGCCGAAGCCCGGATCGTCGCCGTCACCGACAAGGCGGGCACCGACGCCGCCCGCGTCTCCCTCTTCGCCGCACTCGCCACCGGCGCCGGAGCCGCCCTGATGTGGGGAGCCCTGCTCTACCTCGTCTCCACCGGCCACATCGGCCTCGCCGCCGCTGGCGCTGCCACCTTCGCCCTGCGCACCGCGGCGGGCGGAGTCCAGGGCATGGTCGGCAACGGCACCCGGCTCTACCGCATGGGCCTGTTCCTCGACGACTACTTCTCCTTCCTCGACGAAGCCGGCGGCCACCGCATCACCCGCGGCACCATCGAGCCCCCGGCACCCAAGCTGATCGAGGTCACCGGCCTGACCTACTCCTACCCCGGCGAGCAGCAGGCCCCGGCGCTGCGCGGCATCGACCTGACCCTGCGTCAAGACGAAGTCGTCGCCGTCCTCGGCCAGAACGGCTCCGGCAAGTCCACCCTGCTCAAGCTCCTTTCCGGCATCTACCTTCCGCAGCCGGGCGGCGGCCAGATCACCTGGGACGGCGTGCCGATCGAAGACCTCGACGCCCAGGCGATGTGGTCCATGGTGGCCCGCGTCCCGCAGGAGTTCGCCCGCTGGCCCCTCCAGGCCGCCGAGAACGTCCACCTCGGCCACCACGACGGCGACCCCGACCAAGCGGTGAAGGACGCCGCCGGGCTGACCGGCTTCGATGAGGCCGTCCACCGGCTGCGCTCGGGCTGGCGGACCCTCCTCGCCCAGGGCTGGCAGGGCGGCGCGGAACTGTCCGGTGGCGGCTGGCAGCGCGCTGCCGTCGCCCGAGCCTTCTACCGCACCCACCGCGAGCCCGGCCTGCTGATCCTCGACGAGCCGACCTCCGACCTCGACCCCCGCGCCGAGCACAAGATCCTCCACGCCCTCCGCGACCTCGCGAAGGGACGGATCACGTTGTTGGTCACCCACAACCTCGGCAACGCCAAACTCGCCGACCGGATCATCGTCGTCGACCAGGGCCTCATCGTGCAGGCTGGCACCTGGGACCAGCTCGCCGACCAACCCGACGGCCTGTTCAAGGAACTGCTCGACCTCCAGCAGGACCGGACCGTCCCCGCCCAGCGCACGAGCACCGAGTAG
- a CDS encoding 3'-5' exonuclease: MDFTTWPPKVLVVDTEGSGTSLPDLVELAAVPITAGTVRADAIRQSLVRPPNPVTPRAAALNGLTDQILARAPAWETIAEQVRADLDCAWLVAHNASVDYRLLARLLPGWEPAGVICTLRLARALRPDLPRHTLDALLAAIPVPPVGVTGLRHRAAYDAHATALLLLALVDPLDAWADVTAIGVPAALRSVQTDQQNGLW, from the coding sequence ATGGACTTCACCACATGGCCGCCGAAGGTCCTGGTGGTCGACACCGAGGGTTCCGGGACGAGCCTGCCCGACCTGGTCGAACTCGCCGCAGTCCCGATCACCGCTGGCACGGTACGGGCTGACGCGATCCGTCAGAGCCTGGTCCGACCGCCCAACCCGGTCACGCCGAGAGCCGCAGCCCTGAACGGCCTGACCGACCAGATCCTCGCGCGCGCCCCCGCCTGGGAGACGATCGCCGAGCAGGTACGCGCGGACTTGGACTGCGCGTGGCTTGTCGCCCACAACGCCTCCGTCGACTACCGGCTCCTTGCCCGGCTGCTTCCCGGATGGGAACCCGCCGGGGTGATCTGCACCCTGCGGCTGGCCCGCGCCCTGCGTCCCGATCTTCCACGCCACACCCTCGACGCGCTCCTCGCAGCGATCCCGGTCCCCCCGGTCGGCGTGACCGGGCTTCGGCACCGAGCCGCCTACGACGCCCACGCCACCGCCCTGCTCCTCCTCGCGCTGGTCGACCCGCTGGACGCCTGGGCGGACGTGACTGCCATCGGTGTTCCGGCGGCGCTGCGCTCGGTGCAGACCGATCAGCAGAACGGGCTGTGGTGA
- a CDS encoding DUF6093 family protein → MTTPTTEPGSGTPVISGVLAFVERLLLTEEVRLSTPGPQIFDPATGQYVPGPDVVAYEGPGLHRAAGGPGVVLRLEGQPYKDDGDGRYLLFTPMAAPVAAEGNTVTIVKSGDPAAAGRIFKILDPGETGALSVVRQTWMRIEKIGGAA, encoded by the coding sequence ATGACCACCCCCACCACCGAACCCGGCTCCGGCACGCCCGTGATCAGCGGCGTCCTTGCCTTCGTGGAGCGCCTGCTCCTGACCGAGGAGGTCCGGCTCAGCACTCCGGGCCCCCAGATTTTCGACCCGGCCACCGGCCAGTACGTGCCCGGCCCGGATGTTGTCGCCTACGAGGGGCCCGGACTGCACCGGGCCGCCGGTGGGCCCGGCGTTGTCCTCCGCCTGGAGGGCCAGCCGTACAAGGATGACGGTGACGGCCGCTACCTCCTCTTCACCCCGATGGCCGCGCCCGTCGCGGCGGAGGGCAACACGGTGACGATCGTGAAGAGCGGCGATCCGGCTGCTGCCGGTCGGATCTTCAAGATCCTCGACCCGGGGGAGACGGGCGCCCTGTCGGTCGTCCGGCAGACGTGGATGCGGATCGAGAAGATCGGCGGTGCGGCGTGA
- a CDS encoding DUF6093 family protein, producing the protein MSTPTVPVDLEAVRQVLESTVMVDEVRISRPTGIPVLDVVTGLVGPAPTTTVWQGSGAVLSAHGLAAVEHLVGGRWLEDTASWYGLVTPLSAPLPQRGDLVTVITAKSPTAGTVGRTWQALDPGEASTVAVARITRLDEVVII; encoded by the coding sequence GTGAGTACCCCTACCGTGCCGGTGGACCTCGAAGCGGTCCGGCAGGTTCTGGAGAGCACCGTGATGGTGGACGAGGTGCGGATCAGCAGGCCGACCGGCATCCCCGTGCTGGACGTCGTCACCGGGCTGGTGGGGCCCGCGCCGACGACCACCGTGTGGCAGGGCTCAGGTGCCGTTCTCTCCGCGCACGGTCTCGCCGCGGTCGAGCACCTGGTGGGCGGCCGGTGGCTGGAGGACACCGCCTCCTGGTACGGGCTCGTCACCCCTCTGTCGGCACCGCTCCCGCAGCGCGGCGACCTGGTCACCGTCATAACCGCGAAGTCCCCGACTGCCGGCACGGTTGGCCGGACCTGGCAGGCCCTCGACCCGGGCGAGGCCAGCACTGTCGCCGTCGCACGAATCACCCGGCTGGACGAGGTAGTGATCATCTAG